Proteins found in one Allorhizobium pseudoryzae genomic segment:
- a CDS encoding CoA-acylating methylmalonate-semialdehyde dehydrogenase, with the protein MYQIGHFIDGKHVPGTSGRKQGIFNPATGEVQGEVSLASAAELDAAVQSAKAAQVKWAATNPQRRARVFMKFVQLLNDNMDSLAETLSREHGKTIEDAKGDIVRGLEVCEFVIGIPHLSKSEFTEGAGPNIDMYSIRQPVGIGAGITPFNFPAMIPMWMFAPAIACGNAFILKPSERDPSVPIRLAELMIEAGLPAGVLNVINGDKAAVDGILTHPEISAVSFVGSTPIARYVYGTAAMNGKRAQCFGGAKNHMIIMPDADLDQAANALMGAGYGSAGERCMAISVAVPVGEDTANRLVEKLTPMVESLRIGPYTDDKADMGPVVTKEAREKILGLINSGVEQGAKLVVDGRDFKLQGYENGHFVGGCLFDHVTPDMDIYKTEIFGPVLSVVRAKNYEEALDLPMKHEYGNGVAIFTRDGDAARDFASRINIGMVGVNVPIPVPLAYHSFGGWKSSSFGDLNQHGTDSIRFWTRTKTITSRWPSGIKDGAEFVMPTMK; encoded by the coding sequence ATGTATCAGATCGGTCATTTCATCGATGGCAAGCACGTGCCCGGCACGTCGGGCCGCAAGCAGGGCATTTTCAATCCGGCCACTGGCGAAGTGCAGGGCGAAGTCTCGCTTGCCAGCGCCGCCGAACTCGATGCGGCTGTTCAGAGCGCCAAGGCCGCGCAGGTCAAGTGGGCTGCCACCAATCCGCAGCGCCGCGCCCGCGTGTTTATGAAGTTCGTCCAGTTGTTGAACGACAACATGGATAGCCTTGCCGAGACGCTCTCGCGCGAGCATGGCAAGACGATCGAGGACGCCAAGGGCGATATCGTCCGCGGCCTCGAAGTCTGCGAATTCGTCATCGGTATTCCGCATCTGTCGAAGAGCGAGTTCACCGAAGGTGCGGGCCCGAACATCGACATGTATTCGATCCGCCAGCCGGTCGGCATCGGCGCGGGCATCACGCCGTTCAACTTCCCGGCCATGATCCCGATGTGGATGTTTGCCCCTGCGATTGCCTGCGGCAATGCCTTCATCCTGAAGCCGTCCGAGCGTGATCCGTCCGTGCCGATCCGCCTTGCCGAACTGATGATCGAAGCGGGCCTGCCGGCCGGCGTGCTGAACGTCATCAACGGCGACAAGGCGGCCGTCGATGGCATCCTGACGCATCCGGAAATTTCGGCCGTCTCCTTCGTCGGCTCCACGCCGATCGCCCGTTACGTCTACGGCACGGCGGCGATGAACGGCAAGCGCGCCCAGTGCTTCGGCGGCGCCAAGAACCACATGATCATCATGCCGGATGCCGATCTCGACCAAGCCGCCAACGCACTGATGGGCGCCGGCTACGGGTCTGCCGGTGAGCGTTGCATGGCGATTTCGGTCGCCGTGCCGGTCGGCGAGGACACCGCCAACCGCCTCGTGGAAAAACTGACGCCGATGGTGGAGAGCCTGCGCATCGGTCCTTACACGGACGACAAGGCCGACATGGGCCCGGTCGTCACCAAGGAAGCCCGCGAGAAGATCCTCGGCCTCATCAACAGCGGCGTCGAACAGGGCGCGAAACTCGTCGTCGATGGCCGCGATTTCAAGCTGCAGGGCTACGAGAACGGCCATTTCGTCGGCGGCTGCCTGTTCGACCACGTCACGCCGGACATGGACATCTACAAGACGGAAATTTTCGGTCCGGTTCTCTCGGTGGTGCGCGCCAAGAACTACGAGGAAGCCCTCGACCTGCCGATGAAGCACGAATACGGCAATGGTGTCGCGATCTTCACCCGCGATGGTGATGCAGCCCGTGACTTTGCAAGCCGTATCAACATCGGCATGGTCGGCGTCAACGTGCCGATCCCGGTTCCGCTCGCCTACCACTCCTTCGGCGGCTGGAAGTCTTCCTCCTTCGGCGACCTCAACCAGCACGGCACGGATTCGATCCGCTTCTGGACCCGCACCAAGACGATCACCTCGCGCTGGCCGTCCGGCATCAAAGACGGTGCCGAATTCGTCATGCCGACGATGAAGTGA
- a CDS encoding LysR family transcriptional regulator, with protein sequence MDWDNVRIFLAVAREGQLLSASRRLGLNHATLGRRISALEDALRTRLLIRKPNGCELTAEGHAFLESAERIEAEMLAAQSRTGQVNAPIEGTVRIGAPDGFGVSFLAPRLGVLIQRHPNLRIQLVPVPRSFSLSQREADIAITVERPTQGRLVSSKLTDYTLGLYASRDYLARNGEPQSLDQLRLHPRIGYVDDLIFSPQLNFTGEVMRDWDAGFEISSAIGQTEAVRTGAGVGILHDYIARQVPELARVLPEITIRRAYWTSYHESLRDLARIRTVIDFLQETVTAAKPMFV encoded by the coding sequence ATGGACTGGGACAATGTGCGCATCTTTCTGGCTGTCGCCCGCGAGGGACAGTTGCTCTCGGCCTCGCGCCGGCTGGGGCTCAACCATGCAACGCTTGGCCGGCGGATCAGCGCGCTGGAGGACGCCCTGCGCACGCGGCTTTTGATCCGCAAGCCGAACGGGTGCGAGCTGACCGCCGAAGGCCATGCCTTTCTGGAATCGGCGGAGCGGATCGAGGCGGAAATGCTGGCTGCGCAATCGCGCACCGGCCAGGTGAATGCGCCGATCGAAGGCACGGTGCGCATCGGCGCGCCGGATGGATTCGGCGTCTCGTTTCTCGCGCCGCGGCTCGGCGTGCTCATCCAGCGGCATCCGAACCTGCGCATCCAGCTGGTGCCGGTGCCGCGTTCCTTTTCGCTGTCGCAACGCGAGGCGGATATCGCAATCACCGTGGAGCGGCCAACACAGGGCCGGCTGGTCTCCTCGAAGCTCACCGATTACACGCTCGGGCTTTATGCCTCCCGCGATTATCTCGCCCGCAATGGCGAGCCGCAGTCGCTCGACCAACTGCGCCTGCATCCGCGCATCGGCTATGTCGATGACCTGATCTTTTCGCCGCAGCTAAACTTTACCGGCGAAGTGATGCGCGACTGGGATGCGGGTTTCGAGATTTCGAGCGCGATCGGCCAGACGGAGGCGGTGCGCACCGGCGCCGGCGTCGGCATCCTGCATGATTATATTGCAAGGCAGGTGCCGGAACTGGCCCGCGTGCTGCCGGAGATCACCATTCGCCGGGCCTATTGGACGAGTTATCACGAAAGCCTGCGAGACCTCGCCCGCATCCGCACCGTCATCGATTTCCTGCAGGAAACGGTGACGGCGGCAAAACCGATGTTCGTGTAA
- a CDS encoding bifunctional aminoglycoside phosphotransferase/ATP-binding protein, with translation MIVDEQRAVREFLAQSVNLGQVGPVEFIETHISLIALAGTRAFKMKRAVKLPYVDFSTPDKRLEACEAELAMNSVTAPGLYRRVRRLTRGADQSLVWDGEGELVDAVVEMMRFDQEQLFDRMASAGRLNPALMTETARMIARAHRQAPIIAAEDGAARVANVLSINRAGFATSDVFSVEEADRLTAQFERQLTHLAELLDRRARVGRVRRCHGDLHLRNICLLHGVPRLFDCIEFNAELATTDVLYDLAFLLMDLWHRGFPALSNLVMNRYLDEGEDDEGMRLLPFFVALRAAVRAHVTATQATSQPAGIESASDALIAEARSYFTLAENLLGHTPPRLIAIGGLSGSGKTTVADHLAPHLGLAPGARILESDRVRKALFDVPAETRLPQAAYRPEVSAEVYRELAMRAQDLLANGVCVVADAVFDDEENRSRMSAAARQAKARFTGIWLQAAPSTLRRRVRERPAGPSDATLTVLARQLERNPEVRDWQAVAADAPLDTVVKAALDG, from the coding sequence ATGATCGTGGATGAGCAGCGCGCGGTGCGCGAATTTCTGGCGCAGTCCGTCAATCTCGGCCAAGTGGGGCCGGTCGAATTCATTGAGACACATATTTCGCTGATCGCACTGGCCGGCACCCGCGCCTTCAAGATGAAGCGGGCGGTCAAGCTGCCTTATGTGGATTTTTCCACGCCGGACAAGCGTCTGGAAGCCTGCGAGGCGGAACTTGCGATGAATTCGGTCACGGCGCCCGGTCTCTATCGGCGGGTGCGGCGTCTCACGCGTGGCGCCGATCAGTCGCTCGTCTGGGACGGGGAGGGAGAGCTTGTCGATGCCGTCGTGGAGATGATGCGGTTCGACCAGGAGCAGCTCTTTGACCGCATGGCGAGCGCCGGTCGGCTCAACCCGGCGCTGATGACGGAGACGGCGCGGATGATTGCCCGCGCGCACCGCCAGGCGCCGATCATTGCCGCCGAGGATGGAGCTGCCCGCGTGGCGAATGTGCTCTCCATCAACCGCGCCGGTTTTGCCACCAGCGATGTCTTTTCCGTCGAGGAGGCGGACCGCCTGACTGCACAATTCGAACGGCAACTCACCCATCTGGCCGAGCTTCTCGACCGGCGGGCGCGGGTCGGGCGTGTGCGGCGCTGTCATGGTGACCTGCACCTGCGCAATATCTGCCTTCTGCATGGCGTGCCGCGGCTCTTCGATTGCATCGAATTCAATGCGGAGCTGGCAACGACCGATGTGCTTTATGATCTCGCTTTCCTGCTGATGGATCTGTGGCACCGCGGGTTTCCGGCCCTGTCGAACCTCGTCATGAACCGCTATCTGGATGAGGGCGAGGATGACGAGGGCATGCGGCTTCTGCCGTTCTTCGTTGCGCTTCGTGCAGCGGTACGGGCACATGTCACGGCAACCCAGGCCACAAGCCAGCCAGCGGGGATCGAAAGCGCATCCGACGCGCTGATTGCGGAGGCGCGCTCCTATTTCACGTTGGCCGAAAACCTTCTCGGACACACCCCGCCGCGGCTGATCGCGATCGGCGGCTTGAGCGGTTCGGGCAAGACGACCGTTGCCGATCATCTGGCGCCGCATCTCGGTCTCGCCCCCGGCGCCCGCATTCTGGAAAGCGACCGTGTCCGCAAGGCGCTGTTCGATGTGCCGGCCGAGACGCGCCTGCCGCAGGCCGCCTATCGGCCGGAGGTTTCGGCGGAGGTTTACCGCGAGCTTGCCATGCGCGCCCAGGATCTCCTGGCAAATGGCGTCTGCGTGGTGGCCGATGCCGTGTTTGATGACGAAGAGAACCGGTCGCGCATGAGCGCCGCCGCCCGCCAGGCCAAGGCCCGCTTCACCGGCATCTGGCTGCAGGCCGCGCCATCCACCCTGCGCCGCCGCGTGCGGGAAAGACCGGCGGGGCCTTCGGATGCGACGCTGACCGTGCTGGCAAGGCAGCTCGAACGCAACCCTGAGGTCCGTGACTGGCAGGCGGTGGCCGCCGATGCGCCATTGGACACGGTGGTGAAGGCCGCGCTGGACGGCTGA
- a CDS encoding phasin, with the protein MAYRTDDIFSFSAFDPAKMTDSLRDFAEKGASQSREAFTKMKTAAEDATKTVEATMQTAQAGTVELGLKAIDAMRTNADLSLTHMEALLGVKSIAELIELQTGFVRKQAETTVEQAKAMQEAARKLAEDVSKPGREAAEKVMTTFKPA; encoded by the coding sequence ATGGCATACAGAACTGACGACATCTTCTCATTCTCCGCCTTCGACCCGGCCAAGATGACCGACAGCCTGCGCGATTTCGCCGAGAAGGGCGCAAGCCAGTCCCGCGAAGCCTTCACCAAGATGAAGACCGCTGCAGAAGACGCCACCAAGACCGTGGAAGCCACTATGCAGACCGCCCAGGCCGGCACCGTCGAGCTTGGCCTCAAGGCCATCGACGCCATGCGCACCAATGCCGACCTGTCGCTCACGCACATGGAAGCGCTGCTCGGCGTGAAGTCCATCGCCGAACTCATCGAACTGCAGACCGGCTTCGTCCGCAAGCAGGCCGAAACCACCGTCGAGCAGGCGAAGGCCATGCAGGAAGCGGCCCGCAAGCTTGCGGAAGACGTGTCCAAGCCCGGCCGCGAAGCCGCTGAAAAGGTGATGACCACCTTCAAGCCGGCCTGA
- a CDS encoding PAS domain-containing sensor histidine kinase: MSSVQYPFIDIAVHERIRAHFAAGKALVLFSADMAEVLWANGRGARLFGRSSIYDLIDQGPNRVDLTYRQARSTARGLATVGATRTFMIRMTEGFERVGVTAVCERILLPGGGEAILVAAPAGASDPKAIDCARQMLEGFDDPQTHIAVLNGDGEIISASPAFAALELTPQTARMLVTLAAHDRERLVKRPVPTASGYLPGAIARLSDEPALNLLFLVQPEDGAPENPALATEDRQAPAADVATTAPVPPAFEDALAAVSAIDELEDDTEEDPDFTEDLSDAGAAPAPTEELAVNTDAEDPIVEEEQQSSEDASIPTDTVTDPEVVADDVAAPLVAEATDALPAEDTHDAPSAEPSRQTAEEIAEDIANDQLPQPEAPVAEVRTPAAPFQPDMRATRFVWKIDAEGRFREISPELAAAVGPHAAEVVGLAFTDVAALFNLDADGKITELLKRRDTWSGKTIRWPIEGTSLAVPIDLAALPTYTRNRDFDGFRGFGIIRMADLHEDPLATGLTLVADDEILDDDTHVLDEPTDADVIEAAPAAALTAGAAEDAAIAEAEDTAPEDTSSEDGFPPFHLPEPVQENEVEAPQSVETTPETMGEPDEPPADAVSAPGDDTDTAHALETNGRQEDAGETAEDEAPVDEPQPAPVAERPVLRIIDNPGRRYSDKVVRFEEHRGQQTEQLSPSEQANFREIARRLDVFRRPEDVVGDAGTTQDTAPQSPPQMVDPVSMDPPVGNSADAAEELPAAEDTPDLPTATEPEVVGETSLEDAADANGDIADAADEPSDETETADSKPPTEEEVAEVEEAPLSIEEAYAQAIPLRPRPQVSAEVIDQMPVALLVHAGDRLIHGNPEFLRLSGYESLDDLIAVGGLDALLQRQDLEDKTADAGGMVVVRADDALVPVRARLQSIRWDNASALILALMPAGSAPSEPQAAAPLAHPSEDGARQAEEVAHLKVEVDELRAILDTATDGVVTIGADGDIRSMNRAASALFNYDSDETTGKPFVMLFAHESQKLVMDYLAGLSGHGVASLLNDGREVIGREASGGFVPLFMTIGHLTSSNGYCAVIRDITQWKRTEEELRSAKRAAETASAHKTEFLAHVSHEIRTPLNAIIGFADMMATERLGQIGHPRYVEYANDIGRSGRHVLDIVNDLLDISKIEAGEMDLDFASVGLNETVSEAVSLVQPQANGQRVIIRTALSQSVPPVVADLRSIKQIVLNILSNAIRFTPSGGQIVVSTAYEANGSVVLRVRDTGIGMTRAELDLAMKPFRQVAGASRKRGDGTGLGLPLTKAMVDANRANFSIHSAPNEGTLVEVTFPSPRVLAN, translated from the coding sequence ATGTCCTCTGTGCAATATCCATTCATCGACATCGCCGTTCACGAGCGGATCCGCGCCCATTTTGCGGCGGGCAAGGCGCTTGTGCTGTTTTCGGCGGATATGGCGGAGGTTCTTTGGGCGAATGGCCGGGGGGCACGCCTGTTTGGCCGCAGCTCGATCTATGACCTGATCGACCAGGGGCCGAACCGCGTGGATCTCACCTATCGCCAGGCGCGATCGACGGCGCGCGGGCTCGCCACCGTCGGTGCGACGCGCACCTTCATGATCCGCATGACCGAGGGTTTCGAGCGCGTCGGTGTGACCGCTGTCTGCGAACGCATCCTCCTTCCGGGCGGCGGCGAGGCTATCCTGGTTGCGGCACCGGCCGGCGCTTCCGATCCGAAGGCGATCGATTGCGCCCGCCAGATGCTGGAAGGGTTCGATGACCCGCAGACGCATATTGCCGTCCTGAACGGCGATGGCGAGATCATTTCCGCCTCGCCTGCCTTTGCGGCGCTTGAGCTGACGCCACAGACGGCCCGCATGCTGGTGACGCTCGCTGCCCATGACCGGGAGCGCCTCGTCAAACGGCCGGTGCCGACGGCGTCCGGTTATCTCCCCGGTGCGATTGCGCGGCTGTCGGACGAGCCGGCGCTCAATCTGCTGTTCCTCGTGCAGCCCGAAGACGGCGCGCCGGAGAACCCGGCCCTTGCGACGGAAGACAGACAGGCGCCCGCAGCAGACGTCGCGACAACCGCGCCCGTACCGCCGGCCTTCGAAGATGCGCTGGCCGCAGTCTCGGCCATCGACGAGCTGGAGGACGACACCGAAGAAGATCCGGATTTCACCGAGGATCTTTCGGATGCCGGCGCGGCGCCCGCCCCGACAGAAGAGCTGGCCGTAAACACGGACGCCGAAGACCCGATCGTTGAAGAAGAGCAGCAGTCGTCGGAAGACGCCTCTATCCCAACCGACACGGTGACGGATCCGGAGGTCGTTGCGGATGATGTCGCAGCGCCGCTGGTGGCGGAGGCGACCGACGCCCTGCCGGCAGAAGACACCCATGATGCGCCGTCGGCGGAGCCTTCCCGTCAGACTGCCGAAGAGATTGCCGAGGATATTGCCAACGACCAGCTGCCGCAGCCCGAGGCGCCGGTGGCCGAGGTGCGGACGCCGGCTGCCCCCTTCCAGCCCGACATGCGCGCCACGCGCTTCGTCTGGAAGATCGATGCGGAGGGCCGGTTCCGCGAAATCTCGCCGGAGCTTGCCGCAGCCGTTGGACCGCATGCCGCCGAAGTGGTCGGCCTTGCCTTCACCGATGTGGCGGCGCTCTTCAACCTTGATGCGGACGGCAAGATCACCGAGCTTCTGAAACGGCGCGACACCTGGTCCGGCAAGACGATCCGCTGGCCGATCGAGGGCACGTCACTTGCCGTGCCGATCGATCTTGCGGCACTGCCGACCTATACCCGCAACCGGGATTTCGACGGGTTCCGCGGCTTTGGCATCATCCGCATGGCGGATCTGCATGAGGATCCGCTGGCGACAGGTCTGACGCTGGTTGCGGACGACGAGATCTTGGATGACGATACGCACGTCCTTGACGAGCCGACGGATGCAGATGTGATCGAAGCCGCCCCGGCGGCCGCCCTGACGGCGGGGGCCGCCGAGGATGCGGCGATCGCAGAGGCCGAGGACACGGCTCCCGAAGACACATCCTCCGAAGACGGCTTCCCGCCCTTTCACCTGCCAGAGCCGGTGCAGGAGAACGAGGTGGAAGCGCCGCAGAGCGTCGAGACCACTCCCGAGACCATGGGCGAACCCGACGAACCGCCGGCTGACGCCGTGAGCGCACCGGGGGACGACACGGACACCGCGCACGCCCTTGAGACGAACGGACGACAGGAGGATGCCGGGGAAACCGCCGAGGACGAAGCGCCTGTGGACGAGCCGCAGCCCGCCCCCGTTGCGGAGCGGCCGGTTCTGAGGATTATCGACAATCCGGGCCGGCGCTATTCCGACAAGGTGGTCCGTTTCGAGGAACATCGCGGCCAGCAGACCGAGCAGCTGTCGCCCTCGGAGCAGGCGAATTTCCGCGAGATCGCCCGCCGGCTGGACGTCTTCCGCCGGCCGGAAGATGTGGTGGGCGACGCCGGGACGACGCAGGACACTGCGCCTCAATCGCCGCCGCAGATGGTTGATCCCGTCAGCATGGATCCGCCTGTCGGGAATTCGGCTGACGCGGCTGAAGAGCTGCCCGCGGCAGAGGACACGCCGGACCTGCCCACCGCGACCGAGCCGGAGGTTGTCGGCGAGACTTCCTTGGAGGATGCCGCTGACGCGAACGGCGACATCGCCGATGCCGCGGATGAGCCTTCGGACGAGACCGAGACCGCCGACAGTAAGCCGCCGACGGAAGAAGAGGTAGCGGAGGTCGAGGAGGCACCGCTCTCGATCGAGGAAGCCTATGCGCAGGCCATCCCGCTTCGGCCGCGTCCGCAAGTGTCGGCCGAGGTGATCGACCAGATGCCGGTGGCGCTACTGGTGCATGCGGGGGACAGGCTGATCCACGGCAATCCGGAATTCCTGCGACTGAGCGGATACGAGAGCCTTGACGACCTGATCGCGGTCGGGGGACTGGATGCGCTGCTGCAGCGGCAGGATCTGGAAGACAAGACGGCGGATGCCGGCGGCATGGTCGTCGTGCGGGCCGATGATGCGCTGGTGCCTGTCCGGGCCCGTCTTCAGTCCATCCGCTGGGACAATGCCTCTGCGCTCATCCTGGCCCTGATGCCGGCCGGCAGCGCACCATCAGAGCCGCAGGCCGCGGCGCCACTCGCGCATCCGAGCGAGGACGGTGCCCGCCAGGCGGAGGAAGTGGCACACCTGAAGGTCGAGGTGGACGAATTGCGCGCCATTCTCGACACGGCAACCGATGGCGTCGTCACCATCGGCGCGGACGGCGATATCCGCTCGATGAACCGGGCCGCCAGTGCGCTTTTCAACTATGATAGCGACGAGACGACGGGCAAACCCTTCGTCATGCTGTTTGCGCATGAAAGCCAGAAGCTGGTGATGGATTATCTCGCGGGCTTGAGCGGCCACGGCGTGGCGAGCCTGCTCAACGACGGGCGCGAGGTGATTGGCCGCGAGGCGTCCGGCGGTTTCGTGCCGCTGTTCATGACGATCGGTCACCTCACCTCGTCGAACGGCTATTGCGCGGTCATCCGTGACATCACCCAGTGGAAACGCACCGAGGAAGAGCTGCGCAGCGCCAAGCGCGCGGCCGAGACGGCAAGCGCCCACAAAACGGAGTTTTTGGCGCATGTGAGCCACGAGATCCGCACGCCGCTCAATGCCATCATCGGCTTTGCCGACATGATGGCGACGGAGCGGCTCGGCCAGATCGGCCACCCGCGCTATGTGGAATATGCCAACGACATCGGCCGTTCCGGCCGCCATGTGCTCGACATCGTCAACGATCTGCTCGACATCTCGAAGATCGAGGCGGGCGAGATGGATCTCGATTTCGCTTCGGTGGGGCTGAACGAAACCGTGTCGGAAGCGGTGTCGCTGGTGCAGCCGCAGGCCAATGGCCAGCGGGTGATCATCCGCACGGCCTTGTCGCAATCGGTGCCGCCGGTGGTGGCGGATCTGCGCTCCATCAAGCAGATCGTGCTCAACATCCTGTCGAATGCCATCCGCTTCACACCGTCGGGCGGACAGATCGTCGTTTCAACCGCCTATGAGGCGAATGGCAGCGTGGTGCTTCGGGTGCGCGATACCGGCATCGGCATGACGCGGGCGGAACTGGATCTGGCGATGAAGCCGTTCCGCCAGGTGGCCGGCGCCAGCCGCAAGCGCGGCGATGGCACAGGGCTTGGCCTGCCTTTGACCAAGGCGATGGTGGATGCCAACCGGGCGAACTTCTCCATCCACTCGGCACCGAACGAGGGAACGCTGGTCGAGGTGACCTTTCCCTCGCCCCGGGTGCTTGCAAACTGA
- a CDS encoding ABC transporter permease: protein MHPLLISAVLAAAIAAMPVIAVVWIALSGGTDNLQHILQTVLPRATLRTLALIGFTALLSCLFGIVSAWLVTAFRFPLRRVLSVALVLPLAIPSYIGAYTFVEFLDFTGPVQTLYRTLFGFQSARDYWFPDIRSLGGAVLIMASVLYPYVYLACRSSFLMQGRSAADVARTLGSGPLRTMLRIQLPMARPAIVIGLTLVTMETLNDIGAVEYLGVNTLTFSIYDTWLNRGSLPGAAQLSLVLLAFVAVLIAIERLARQRQRFSVSRTTALVNDQLRPQLKGLSGWLAALLCFIPVAIGFLLPFLMLLSYALRRLELLSDPRLTKALWHSVTVSGAAALATVTLGFLLAYTSRTEKRKLAGLTGRIASLGYGMPGTVLAIGVLMPLATFDNAFDAAMRSQFGISTGLLLSGTGFAIFYACTVRFLTMAEGTVEAGFQKLSPHLDMAARTLGRNRTETLFGVLLPNMRPAMLTAGLFVFVESMKELSATILLRPFNFNTLATLIYEDASRAQIENASIASLIIVLVGLVPVIIVSRSLER, encoded by the coding sequence ATGCATCCCCTGCTGATCTCCGCGGTTCTGGCCGCCGCGATTGCGGCCATGCCCGTCATCGCCGTGGTCTGGATCGCGCTGTCCGGGGGGACTGACAACCTGCAGCACATTCTGCAGACCGTTCTGCCGCGGGCCACCCTGCGCACGCTGGCGCTCATCGGTTTCACCGCCCTCTTGAGTTGCCTGTTCGGCATCGTATCGGCCTGGCTCGTCACCGCCTTCCGGTTTCCGCTGCGCCGCGTGCTGTCGGTGGCGCTTGTCCTGCCGCTCGCCATTCCCTCCTATATCGGCGCCTATACCTTCGTGGAGTTTCTGGATTTCACCGGGCCGGTGCAGACCCTTTATCGGACCCTGTTCGGTTTCCAATCGGCCCGCGACTACTGGTTTCCCGATATCCGCTCGCTCGGCGGGGCAGTGCTGATCATGGCGTCGGTGCTCTATCCTTACGTCTACCTCGCCTGCCGATCGAGCTTCCTGATGCAGGGACGGTCTGCTGCCGATGTGGCCCGCACGCTGGGCTCCGGCCCCTTACGCACCATGCTGCGCATCCAGTTGCCGATGGCGCGCCCCGCCATCGTCATCGGCCTGACGCTCGTGACGATGGAGACACTGAACGATATCGGCGCGGTCGAATATCTCGGCGTCAACACGCTGACCTTTTCGATCTACGATACCTGGCTCAATCGCGGCAGCCTGCCGGGGGCGGCACAGCTTTCGCTCGTTCTCCTGGCCTTCGTGGCGGTTCTGATTGCGATCGAAAGACTGGCGCGCCAGCGGCAGCGTTTTTCCGTCAGCCGCACGACGGCCCTGGTGAACGACCAGCTTCGCCCGCAGTTAAAGGGTCTCTCCGGCTGGCTTGCGGCCCTGCTCTGCTTCATCCCGGTCGCCATCGGCTTTCTTTTGCCTTTCCTGATGCTGCTCAGCTATGCGCTTCGCCGGCTGGAACTCCTGTCGGATCCGCGCCTCACAAAGGCACTCTGGCACAGTGTCACCGTCTCCGGGGCGGCGGCACTTGCCACCGTCACTCTGGGTTTCCTGCTTGCCTATACGAGCCGCACCGAAAAACGGAAGCTCGCCGGCCTGACGGGCCGCATCGCATCGCTCGGTTACGGCATGCCGGGCACCGTGCTCGCCATCGGCGTGCTGATGCCGCTTGCGACCTTCGACAATGCATTCGACGCTGCGATGCGCAGCCAGTTCGGCATTTCGACCGGGCTTCTTCTGTCCGGCACCGGCTTTGCCATCTTCTATGCCTGCACCGTGCGTTTCCTGACGATGGCGGAAGGAACGGTGGAAGCCGGTTTCCAGAAGCTTTCGCCGCATCTCGACATGGCGGCTCGCACGCTTGGCCGCAACCGGACCGAGACGCTGTTCGGCGTGCTTCTGCCCAACATGCGGCCCGCCATGCTGACAGCCGGACTGTTCGTCTTTGTGGAAAGCATGAAGGAACTGTCGGCCACCATTCTCCTGCGGCCGTTCAACTTCAATACGCTCGCAACCCTGATCTATGAGGACGCCTCGCGGGCGCAGATCGAAAATGCCTCGATTGCCTCGCTGATCATCGTACTCGTTGGCCTCGTCCCGGTCATCATCGTGTCGCGTTCGCTTGAGCGTTGA